One Candidatus Ornithobacterium hominis genomic region harbors:
- a CDS encoding sugar transferase, protein MYQSFFKRIFDFSLALLGFIFLLPIFIIVYIRLYIANHGKPFFFQIRPGKNERLFKIIKFKTMNDKKDAQGNLLPDAERLTSVGQFVRKTSLDEIPQLINVIKGDMSLVGPRPLLPEYLPLYNEHQKKRHKVRPGITGWAQVNGRNAISWEQKFDYDVWYVENLNFILDLRIIYLTFLKVFKSEGISAKGQVTITKFTGNAK, encoded by the coding sequence ATGTATCAATCTTTTTTCAAACGAATCTTTGATTTCTCTTTAGCTTTATTGGGTTTTATCTTCTTATTACCCATCTTCATCATCGTTTATATCAGGTTGTATATTGCAAATCATGGCAAACCTTTCTTCTTCCAAATCAGACCTGGAAAGAACGAAAGGCTATTCAAAATCATCAAGTTCAAAACCATGAACGATAAAAAAGATGCTCAAGGCAATTTGTTACCTGATGCAGAGAGATTAACTTCCGTTGGGCAATTCGTGAGGAAAACTTCACTTGATGAGATTCCTCAATTAATTAATGTCATCAAAGGTGATATGAGCTTAGTCGGCCCTCGCCCTCTACTGCCAGAGTATTTGCCGCTGTACAATGAGCATCAAAAGAAAAGACATAAAGTTAGGCCAGGCATCACAGGTTGGGCTCAAGTAAACGGAAGAAATGCCATATCTTGGGAGCAAAAATTTGATTATGACGTGTGGTATGTTGAAAATTTAAATTTTATTTTGGATTTAAGGATTATTTACTTAACTTTCTTGAAGGTTTTTAAATCAGAAGGGATTTCAGCCAAAGGGCAAGTAACGATAACTAAATTTACTGGAAACGCAAAGTAG
- a CDS encoding acetyltransferase: MVIFGASGHGKVVADIIKLENKFSVDCFLDDAEKGDSFYGFPLYLREGYFQEIKNLFIAIGDNRIRKKIHGEFNVNFPSIKHPSAILSNSVTIGEGTCFMANSTVNADTKIGKQCIVNTSASIDHDCEIGDYVHVSPNASLAGNVSVGELSHIGIGASIIQGINIGKNVMIGAGSVIINNIPDHSIVIGVPGKIIKKNE; encoded by the coding sequence ATGGTGATTTTTGGCGCAAGCGGACACGGCAAAGTGGTTGCCGATATTATCAAGCTAGAAAATAAATTTAGTGTCGATTGTTTTTTGGACGATGCTGAGAAAGGAGATTCTTTTTACGGATTTCCTCTTTATTTAAGAGAAGGCTACTTTCAAGAAATTAAAAATTTATTCATCGCCATAGGAGATAATAGAATAAGAAAGAAAATTCATGGTGAATTTAACGTTAATTTCCCTTCTATTAAACATCCTTCAGCTATTTTATCAAATTCTGTAACAATAGGAGAGGGAACCTGTTTTATGGCGAATTCTACAGTGAATGCAGATACCAAAATCGGGAAGCAGTGTATCGTAAACACGAGTGCAAGTATAGACCACGATTGTGAAATTGGTGATTATGTTCATGTTTCACCTAATGCTTCGTTAGCTGGGAATGTGAGCGTGGGCGAATTAAGCCATATAGGAATTGGAGCTTCAATCATTCAAGGAATAAATATTGGTAAAAATGTTATGATTGGTGCAGGGAGTGTAATTATCAATAATATTCCTGACCACTCAATTGTAATTGGCGTCCCTGGAAAAATAATAAAGAAAAATGAGTGA
- a CDS encoding DegT/DnrJ/EryC1/StrS family aminotransferase — translation MSDEKIWLSSPHMGGEELKYIHEAFEQNWIAPLGPNVNEFEKSLEDYLGNNVSVAALSSGTAAIHLGLKLLDVQAGDEVICQSMTFAASANPIQYLGAKPIFVDSEIETWNICPQALEDAIKDRIKKGVKPKAIIGVHLYGMPYQHKEIREISEKYEIPVLEDSAEALGSFYDGRACGTLGDIGILSFNGNKIITTSGGGALVAHSEEIKNKAVFLATQARDDAPHYQHSEIGHNYRLSNVSAGIGRGQMKVLNQWVEARRQVFEFYKGFLKDFEHIVLQSNPSDKFSPNRWLTALYFDDKNGYDLRENLRLKLLEKNIESRPLWKPMHLQPVFKDFPYYGSSVSENLFSKGICLPSGSNLTLEEKDRIKRVIIDIL, via the coding sequence ATGAGTGACGAAAAAATATGGTTGTCTTCTCCACACATGGGAGGGGAAGAGTTAAAGTATATTCATGAAGCTTTTGAGCAAAACTGGATTGCTCCGCTTGGTCCAAATGTGAATGAATTTGAGAAAAGCTTAGAAGATTATTTGGGGAACAATGTTTCTGTAGCGGCCTTATCTTCGGGCACTGCGGCTATTCATCTAGGTTTAAAATTATTAGATGTTCAAGCTGGCGATGAAGTTATTTGCCAAAGCATGACGTTTGCCGCTTCTGCTAATCCCATACAATATTTAGGCGCGAAACCTATTTTTGTGGACAGTGAAATAGAGACTTGGAACATTTGCCCGCAAGCGCTGGAAGATGCCATTAAAGATAGAATAAAAAAAGGGGTGAAGCCAAAAGCCATTATTGGCGTTCATCTATATGGAATGCCTTATCAACATAAAGAAATAAGGGAGATTTCAGAAAAATACGAAATTCCTGTTTTGGAAGATAGTGCAGAAGCTTTAGGTAGCTTCTATGACGGGAGGGCCTGTGGAACTTTAGGAGATATTGGCATTTTAAGCTTTAACGGGAATAAAATTATTACCACTTCGGGCGGTGGAGCCTTAGTAGCACATTCAGAGGAAATTAAAAATAAAGCCGTTTTCCTTGCGACTCAGGCTCGTGACGATGCTCCGCATTATCAGCACAGCGAAATCGGGCACAATTATAGGCTGAGCAATGTCTCTGCTGGGATTGGGCGAGGGCAAATGAAGGTTTTGAACCAATGGGTAGAAGCTAGAAGACAGGTTTTTGAATTTTATAAAGGCTTTCTAAAGGATTTTGAACATATTGTTTTGCAGAGTAATCCTTCAGATAAATTCTCACCAAACAGATGGCTAACGGCTCTTTATTTTGACGATAAAAATGGATATGATTTGAGAGAAAATTTAAGGCTTAAATTATTAGAAAAAAACATTGAATCTAGGCCATTATGGAAGCCCATGCATTTGCAGCCAGTCTTCAAAGATTTCCCATACTATGGCTCTTCTGTTTCAGAAAACCTCTTCAGTAAAGGAATTTGTTTGCCAAGTGGTTCTAACTTGACTTTAGAAGAAAAAGATAGAATAAAAAGAGTTATAATAGATATTTTATAA